Within the Luoshenia tenuis genome, the region ATTTGTTCTTGGTAGAGCCGCAGGGCGGTCGAAAGTTGATCGGGACAGGAGGTATTGCCGCGGCAGCGGATGCCGCTAAGCTTCTGGGCCACTTCGTCTACGCTTTGCCCCTCGCATAGCTTGGATAACCCCTGGAGATTGCCCGAGCAACCGGATTCAAAGCTCAAGTCGTGGATATGCCCGTCCTGTACGCGAAAGCGGATCTGACGCGAGCAGGTGCCGCGGGTCCTATAGGTAACAGCTACCCCGCGCGCGGCGTCCAAAGGCTCAACTCGTAGGGCGTTTTGGCTATGCATCATGGTATATTCCTCCTGGTTACAGCAATGTCGTTTGGTCATCCTCCTGCGGTGGAAGAGCGGGGATGGGGTTAGGATTGAGCAGCGCATCAATCAGCGCGCGGTATGCCAGGCCGGAGCGCTTTTTCCAGTTATTGCACAGCTCTTTGGCCAGCTCGCGCGTAGCGATGTTCAATTCCATTTGAAATAGCGTAACGCCCTGCTCCAC harbors:
- a CDS encoding TIGR03905 family TSCPD domain-containing protein; translated protein: MMHSQNALRVEPLDAARGVAVTYRTRGTCSRQIRFRVQDGHIHDLSFESGCSGNLQGLSKLCEGQSVDEVAQKLSGIRCRGNTSCPDQLSTALRLYQEQMQDEQ